tctgaacctcagtttcccaaTCTGCCAAGTGGGAATAGCAGCCATCATCTCTGCCCCACATGGAGCCTGGCCCACAGTAGGTACCTGGACAATGGGCGTGGTCAGTGTCCTAGCATCAGGCCCAGGTTTtgtgctccctctctctgatgcCAGGGCGTTGACAGCCATCATAGTAAAGCGTCACCTTGGCTGCCAGCCTCCCGCTGGGCTGCAGGAAATCTGTCTCCGGGATGCAGAGGCCCTTCCCAACCTGAGCCAACAGCAGCAGTTACAGAACCACCTCCACGGTCGATTCCTGGATGCGTTCACCTTTCAGCCTGTGCCGGGGGTCCCACCTACAGGGCAAGAGGCTCTTAGGGATGGAAGCAAAAGCATGCAGGGCTTTGGGCCCTCCAAGGCTCGGGAGAAATGAAAGAACGGGAGCAGCGCCGCTGCGGGCCGAGCCCTTTCTCCCTAGTGAGCAGCCTCCAGCGAGCTCTCTTCCAGCTGTTCAGGCTTCGACCAACGCCCAACCCACTAAGAGGAATAAGTTAGAGACTGGCTACCATGGAGATGCAGGACGGTTCTCGCGTGGGAAGAAGTGGTGTGTTGCTGCGCACACACAATGGCCCCATCccttattttaaaagtacatggGGACTCTGGAGgcagacagacctgggttcaaatcctgacctTTCTTCTCCCTGGCTCTGAGACTCCGGGCAAGGTCTGTAAATTTTCAGagccttggtttctgcatttaaGAATGGAGGGGAGAAGCATCCGCTGTCCTCACAAAATCGTGGGAAAGCTGACACGGGCAGCATGCTCAGAGCCGCAGACCCGCTGTGCAGTCAGCACGTGATGTGCGCCGGTTCGTAGTCGCGGTATCCGCGTTAGCGTGAACTGGCTGGGACCGGGAGTCATAGGTTCCCACAAATGCTGCCGGTGACCTTCTTTGTGCTCCCTGATGGTGGCTGCCTGCCAGGAGCTGATGTGGTTGATCCTCCTGGCCTGCTCCCGGGCGATCTTGAAGATGCGGTAGTAGGTGACACACATGATCAGCAGAGGCAGGTAGAAGGTGACCAGGCCGTCCACCAACCCATACACCTCATTGACCTGGAATTTGcacttggggctggtgtggtggcccTCGCTGGTCGTGTTCCTGCTGTTCCAGCCCAGGTGGATGGAAAGGAAGGACAGGGTGATGGAGATGACCCAGATGGAGACCAGCGAGATGGTGACCCGGCCGGGGGTGACGAGCACAGGGTACCGCAGCGGGTCCGTGACGGCGCAGTACCGGTCGATGCTGATCATGAAGAGGTTGAGGATGGAGGCCGTGCACAGCATCACGTCCAGGCTGATGTAGATATTGCAGAAGACCTTGCCGAAGCTCCACCTGCAGGACAGCTGGTAGATGGCCAAGAAGGGGAGCACCGGGAGGCCGAGGAGCAGGTCGGTGATGGCCAGAGACACGATGAAGCAATTGGTCAGGCTGCGGAGGTGGCGGTTCAAGCCCACGGCCAGGCATAAGACCGCACTGCCCCCAGGCTAGTCTGATTGCAAAAGCAGTGAGGAGAGAGTGCTGAGTCCTGTGAACCATGAAGGGACTTGTGGAGTGAGCTGTCTTTCCACCCAGCACACCCGACTCCTTCCCTTCATCCAGCAAACCATGTGGCTAGCAGACTTTGAGTAGGTGAAACCCACTCAGGATGCAAAGATTGGACAGGCCCCAAAGGGAACATGGCGAGAAAGAAATCCCCCTGCAGCCATGCTCCCTGGAGGTGGCCACCAATGCCCTGCccaagccagagctgcacccctGGGGACGTGTGGAGCTGCCTGCTCCACACATGGGTGCTTGTGCTCCACACATGGGTGCTTGTTCCTCTTTCTAAGTGGCACTGGACACACCCTGGGGCCTGCCTGCATCACCCTTGACCGGAACGTTCCCATTATGCCCGGTGCAGTTTTGCTCTCCCTCCAGACTCTGCTGGTGCAAGCAGGGCTGTGGAGAGACACACAAGACAAATTCTTAGAAATGCAACtgcttggggctgatgctgtggcgtagtgggtaaagctcctgcctgcagagccgacatcccatacgggcgccgattcgagtcccggctgctccacttccgatctagctctctgctatggcctgggaaagcagtagaagatggcccaagtccttggtcccctgcacccatgtgggagacctggaggaagctcctggcccctggctttggatgggcacagctcctcctgttgcggtcatttaggaagtgaaccagtggatggaaaatatctctctctctctctgcctcactgtaactctgcctttcaaataaataagtgagtcttagagagagagagagagagacagagagagagagagagagaggaaggaaggaaggaaggaaggaaggaaggaagaaatgaaactgCCGAGGCCTTGATGTTCCAGACCAAATTGATGCCACCTGCTACAAATGCACGCATAGCCCACCCTCCCAAGGCTGTGGCCCACGGGGCTCATTCTTCCTTCCAGGCCCCATGGACTCAGGGCACCTGCCCACAGACCTCACTACACATCCCCTGGCTCTGTCTGAACTGGCTTTTCCATGTGTCTCCCCAGCCCCACAGTCTGTCTGGGCTCctgagtgaagagagagagaagcctccGACTGCGGCCATCAGTGTTTCTTCCCGGGGAGGCCGGGGGTCATTCAGGTGTGACCATGGAACCTAAGCCACCTTGGTCAGCACCCATGGCAGGGCGTCTGCAGGGGCTCGGAAATGCGTCTCCTTGAAGAACATTAAGGGGCGGCATCCAAATCGCTCTCAGCTCCCTGGGCCCACTTGGGGCAGCTCCGCAGGGGATGATGCCGGGGAGCTTTTGGGTGCCCTCGGCACGCGGTGTCTGGGATGTCTGAAGCGGCTCACTTGAGAGGAGTCCTGAGAATTCACGGTGCGTGGAAATGAGAATCTGCCTTCCAGCCATCCAGGGGCATCAGTGTCTTGGTATTCACAGTGATGTCTGGGGGTGGACAGTGGTGTCCCTGGGCAGGGGGGTTCACCACACCCCCACCTCCTGATGTgcagcagggacacagggacCCTGGAGTTCTCTTGCTGCCTCCCGGTCACATGACCTTCCTCTCAgccgccccctgcacctgccagaggCTTCCTGGGTTACAACCCACGCCTCCCTCCTCCAAGCTTTTGCTGAGCTGTTCTGGATCGGGAGTCTGttagctcccctcccccatttgCATGTAgttccctgccactttcccattGAACACAACTCACACGGCACCTCCAGGAGGGGCCTTCAGAATCTGCAGGGCTGGGTTCCCTCCCaacccccatccccccacccccacccccacccgccgccgccgccaccagtGCACATTTGTGTCTCGGTCACCTTCCCCTTCACCGGAACTCCAGCCAAGGTGCAGTGAAATGCACAGCACCCCAGTAGCTCAGTCTTTGTCATCTCCCCCAGCCTGAAGTCAGGGCTCCCAGCCATGTCTGCCCTACCCTGCCCCTGCTGCACCCCCAGAACCCACCCTGTGCCAACACCAGGGGTCTTTCATGCCTTACTCTCTGCATGTTCATAGCCACAAAGTGAAGACAGACCCATCATCATGCCCATTTGACAGAGGAGAAAACCGAGGCTCAGAGGAGCGAAAGGGAAGTGCCTGCTGAAGGACGGAGGGAATTACCAGAGTCCCTGCTTTCAGCCCCGGGGATCCCCTGTGTTTTCCAATCGTCTGTTCCAGCAGAATAGGACTCAAACCTCCCACCCTGTGGGGCTGCTGCGCGGCTCGTCGGGAAGGGGCCTCACACACCGGCTTGCTCGGGGAGGCTGGT
Above is a genomic segment from Oryctolagus cuniculus chromosome 6, mOryCun1.1, whole genome shotgun sequence containing:
- the LOC103348006 gene encoding histamine H2 receptor-like codes for the protein MGTFRSRVMQAGPRPGGSAVLCLAVGLNRHLRSLTNCFIVSLAITDLLLGLPVLPFLAIYQLSCRWSFGKVFCNIYISLDVMLCTASILNLFMISIDRYCAVTDPLRYPVLVTPGRVTISLVSIWVISITLSFLSIHLGWNSRNTTSEGHHTSPKCKFQVNEVYGLVDGLVTFYLPLLIMCVTYYRIFKIAREQARRINHISSWQAATIREHKEGHRQHLWEPMTPGPSQFTLTRIPRLRTGAHHVLTAQRVCGSEHAARVSFPTIL